A stretch of the Luteimonas sp. JM171 genome encodes the following:
- a CDS encoding leucyl aminopeptidase: protein MPTSRIASLFSAAVLMACVALPAAAQRTISFDAYALPDSGTVAVPVREGELDGGAFADLDAATSGALSRAVAAARFKGRAESKLDLPGIAGFDRVLLVGVGKDELTPRVLEDFGGLVGQMAAGSTAPRIDVLWRGPEANAASHIAFGAALGGYRFDKYRSGGDDEESPRAGHGELVIRTPAGAAAAADYEAQWKPVAEAVAFSRDLVTEPGNAVWPEVFVERAREAVAGLPNVSIEVLDVAEMERLGMGAILSVGQGSQRPPRMMVMRYDGGAAGEKPLAFVGKGITFDTGGISIKGSTGMWRMKYDMTGAAVVTGTIKALAGRRAPVNAVAVAALAENMPSGTATRPGDVVRSASGKTIEIMSTDAEGRMVMVDGLWYVQDRHDPAVVVDIATLTGAVVGALGGDYAGLFSRDDALADQLLAAGEQSGDLLWRLPLHHTYGQGLSSPIADIRNGGGRPGAGTAAHFLGEWVDEGRPWAHLDIAGMAWIETGGRPTSPAGATAFGVRLFDRWVRDNHE, encoded by the coding sequence ATGCCAACCAGTCGAATCGCTTCTTTGTTCTCTGCCGCCGTGCTGATGGCGTGCGTGGCGCTGCCCGCCGCCGCCCAGCGCACGATCAGCTTTGATGCCTACGCCCTGCCGGATTCCGGCACCGTGGCCGTTCCCGTGCGCGAGGGCGAGCTCGACGGCGGCGCCTTCGCCGACCTGGATGCGGCCACCAGCGGGGCGCTGTCGCGGGCCGTGGCGGCGGCCCGGTTCAAGGGGCGCGCCGAGAGCAAGCTCGACCTGCCCGGGATCGCCGGCTTCGATCGCGTCCTGCTGGTGGGCGTGGGCAAGGACGAGCTGACCCCGCGCGTGCTGGAGGATTTCGGCGGTCTGGTGGGCCAGATGGCGGCAGGCAGCACCGCGCCGCGCATCGACGTGCTGTGGCGCGGCCCGGAAGCCAACGCGGCGTCGCACATCGCATTCGGCGCAGCGCTGGGCGGATACCGCTTCGACAAGTACCGTAGCGGCGGTGATGACGAAGAGTCGCCGCGCGCGGGCCACGGTGAGCTGGTCATCCGCACCCCGGCCGGGGCTGCCGCGGCCGCCGATTACGAGGCCCAATGGAAGCCGGTGGCCGAGGCCGTGGCGTTTTCGCGCGACCTGGTGACCGAGCCGGGCAACGCGGTGTGGCCGGAGGTGTTCGTCGAGCGCGCGCGCGAGGCGGTGGCCGGCCTGCCCAACGTGAGCATCGAGGTGCTCGACGTGGCCGAGATGGAGCGGCTGGGCATGGGCGCGATCCTGTCCGTTGGCCAGGGCAGCCAGCGTCCGCCGCGGATGATGGTGATGCGCTATGACGGCGGCGCGGCCGGCGAAAAGCCGCTGGCGTTCGTCGGCAAGGGCATCACCTTTGACACCGGCGGCATCTCGATCAAGGGCAGCACCGGCATGTGGCGCATGAAGTACGACATGACCGGCGCCGCCGTGGTCACCGGCACCATCAAGGCCCTGGCTGGCCGCCGTGCCCCGGTGAATGCCGTCGCCGTTGCGGCGCTGGCCGAGAACATGCCGTCGGGCACCGCCACGCGGCCTGGCGACGTAGTGCGCAGCGCCTCGGGCAAGACCATCGAGATCATGAGCACCGACGCCGAGGGCCGCATGGTCATGGTGGATGGGCTGTGGTACGTGCAGGACCGCCATGATCCGGCGGTGGTGGTTGATATCGCCACCCTGACCGGTGCCGTGGTGGGCGCGCTGGGCGGAGACTACGCCGGGCTGTTCAGCCGTGACGATGCGCTGGCCGACCAGCTGCTGGCCGCGGGCGAGCAATCGGGCGACCTGCTGTGGCGCCTGCCCCTGCACCACACCTACGGGCAGGGCCTGAGCTCGCCGATTGCCGATATCCGCAATGGCGGCGGGCGCCCGGGCGCGGGCACGGCTGCGCACTTCCTGGGTGAGTGGGTGGACGAGGGCCGGCCCTGGGCGCATCTGGACATCGCCGGCATGGCCTGGATCGAGACCGGCGGCCGCCCGACCTCGCCGGCAGGCGCCACCGCGTTCGGCGTGCGCCTGTTCGACCGTTGGGTGCGCGACAACCACGAGTAA
- a CDS encoding DUF6164 family protein gives MAKMLLNLRHVPEDEADDVRAFLDANRIAWYETRPGLFGISLGAIWIKHDSDFPEARRLMSDYQEGRTWKMRAEHEAARRDGTAETFGSLLRERPGWVIVRIIGIIALLALMALPGYLLWR, from the coding sequence ATGGCGAAGATGCTGCTCAACCTGCGCCACGTGCCCGAGGACGAAGCCGACGACGTGCGCGCCTTCCTGGATGCCAACCGCATCGCCTGGTACGAGACGCGGCCCGGGCTCTTCGGCATTTCGCTGGGTGCGATCTGGATCAAGCACGATTCGGACTTCCCCGAGGCCAGGCGGCTGATGTCCGATTACCAGGAAGGCCGCACCTGGAAGATGCGGGCCGAGCACGAAGCGGCCCGCCGCGATGGGACCGCGGAAACTTTCGGATCGCTGCTGCGCGAGCGGCCGGGCTGGGTGATCGTGCGGATCATCGGCATCATTGCGCTGCTGGCGCTGATGGCGCTGCCGGGATACCTGCTCTGGCGCTGA
- a CDS encoding S9 family peptidase produces MGRWRNLLLAIAFIPLPGWAQAEGGMTLEQVAQTRAVTRAAISPDGGRVAYVLSVPRRPGVDPDGRAHSELHVVDRAGHSRGYVTGETTVGALDWFPDGRHIAFLSRREGKGTTGLYRIPVDGGEARRVAGLETNVTAFGLSPDGRQVALLGQEPEDTDTKALRDKGFSQKVYEEDWRAVGLWIAPLGEGEGSPRRVAVDGSVQSVHWSPAGDRLALVVTPRQLTDDTLVFARVRIIDLQGRELGRVDNPGKLGDLAWSPDGAHLAIISAADENDPREGRLTVVGNTGGEQRDLLPGLEGHVWSVAWQDADTLLYVSHEGVQTRLGAIGVGGGDGRTVLAAEGPVWNAVSASSNGELALVGHSPAHPAEVFHLGAGESRARQLTDSNPWLAGVRLARQEVVRYTARDGLELEGLLVHPLERRGDGRVPLILVVHGGPESHYSNGWLTGYSQPAQPAAARGFASFFPNYRASTGRGVEFSKLDYGRPGMEQFDDLVDGVAHLVDIGLVDRDRVGITGGSYGGYASAWGATWYSEHFAAAVMFVGISDQASLVTSGDIPWEQYLVHMGTWPWEDPEMFRQASPVTHAQKSRTPTLILHGEDDPRVPVGQSYMMYRYLKLAGQAPVRLVLYPGEGHGNARAASRWDYSLRLMRWMEHYLNGPGGDPPPYQLDYRLPEAEAGS; encoded by the coding sequence ATGGGGCGCTGGCGTAACCTGCTGTTGGCAATCGCATTCATCCCGCTGCCGGGCTGGGCCCAGGCCGAGGGCGGAATGACCCTGGAGCAGGTGGCGCAGACGCGTGCGGTGACGCGCGCTGCGATCAGCCCCGACGGGGGCCGGGTCGCCTACGTGCTCTCGGTGCCCCGGCGGCCGGGCGTGGATCCGGACGGGCGCGCGCATTCCGAACTGCACGTGGTCGACAGGGCCGGGCACAGCCGCGGGTACGTGACCGGGGAAACCACGGTGGGTGCCCTCGACTGGTTCCCCGATGGCCGCCACATCGCTTTCCTGTCACGCCGCGAGGGCAAGGGCACCACCGGCCTGTACCGGATCCCGGTCGATGGTGGCGAAGCCCGGCGGGTGGCGGGACTGGAAACGAATGTCACCGCTTTCGGCCTGTCGCCTGACGGCCGCCAGGTGGCGCTGCTGGGCCAGGAGCCCGAGGACACGGACACGAAGGCGCTGCGGGACAAGGGGTTCAGCCAGAAGGTGTACGAGGAGGACTGGCGCGCCGTTGGACTGTGGATTGCCCCGCTGGGGGAGGGCGAAGGCTCGCCGCGGCGGGTGGCAGTGGACGGCAGCGTGCAGTCCGTGCACTGGAGCCCGGCGGGCGATCGACTGGCGTTGGTGGTGACTCCCCGGCAGCTCACGGACGACACCCTGGTGTTTGCCCGCGTGCGCATCATCGACCTGCAGGGTCGCGAGCTCGGACGGGTCGACAACCCCGGCAAGCTGGGAGATCTGGCCTGGAGCCCGGATGGCGCCCACCTGGCGATCATTTCCGCCGCCGACGAGAACGATCCGCGCGAGGGGCGCCTGACCGTGGTCGGGAACACCGGCGGCGAGCAGCGCGACCTGCTGCCCGGGCTGGAGGGCCACGTGTGGAGCGTTGCCTGGCAGGACGCCGATACCCTGCTGTACGTGAGCCATGAGGGCGTGCAGACGCGGCTGGGCGCGATTGGCGTCGGCGGCGGCGACGGCCGCACCGTGCTGGCGGCCGAGGGGCCCGTGTGGAATGCCGTCAGCGCCTCGTCCAACGGCGAGCTGGCGCTGGTGGGGCATTCCCCGGCGCATCCGGCCGAGGTGTTCCATCTTGGCGCTGGCGAGTCCCGGGCGCGGCAGCTCACGGATTCAAACCCATGGCTGGCGGGCGTGCGCCTGGCCCGGCAGGAAGTGGTCCGCTACACGGCCCGCGACGGGCTGGAGCTGGAGGGCCTGCTGGTGCACCCGCTTGAACGCAGGGGCGACGGGCGGGTGCCGCTCATCCTGGTGGTGCACGGCGGTCCGGAGTCGCACTATTCCAACGGCTGGCTGACCGGTTATTCACAGCCGGCCCAGCCAGCCGCCGCCCGTGGCTTTGCCAGCTTCTTCCCCAACTACCGTGCCAGCACCGGTCGCGGGGTCGAGTTCTCCAAGCTGGACTACGGGCGGCCGGGCATGGAGCAGTTCGATGACCTGGTCGACGGCGTCGCGCACCTGGTGGATATCGGGCTCGTCGACCGCGACCGGGTGGGCATCACCGGCGGTTCCTACGGCGGCTATGCCAGTGCATGGGGCGCCACGTGGTACAGCGAGCACTTTGCGGCCGCGGTGATGTTCGTCGGCATCTCCGACCAGGCCAGCCTGGTGACCAGCGGCGACATCCCCTGGGAGCAATACCTGGTGCACATGGGCACCTGGCCGTGGGAAGACCCGGAGATGTTCCGCCAGGCCAGCCCCGTGACCCACGCTCAGAAGTCGCGCACGCCGACGCTGATCCTGCACGGCGAGGACGATCCGCGGGTGCCGGTGGGCCAGTCCTACATGATGTACCGCTACCTGAAGCTGGCGGGCCAGGCGCCGGTGCGGCTGGTGCTGTACCCGGGCGAGGGCCATGGCAACGCGCGCGCCGCCTCGCGCTGGGACTATTCGTTGCGGCTGATGCGCTGGATGGAGCACTACCTCAACGGCCCGGGCGGTGACCCGCCGCCGTACCAGCTCGACTACCGGCTGCCGGAGGCGGAAGCGGGGTCCTGA
- a CDS encoding peptidylprolyl isomerase: MEIAANRVASFHYTLTDDDGQVIDRSPPQQPLSYLHGVGNIVPGLERALEGKSAGDTLKVDVAPEEGYGQRNDALIQNVPRTAFQGVDKVEPGMQFRAQGQGGAMLVTVVEVGDEQVKIDGNHPLAGRNLHFAVEVADVREATDEEKQNGQPA, from the coding sequence ATGGAGATCGCCGCCAATCGCGTCGCCAGCTTCCACTACACCCTCACCGATGACGACGGACAGGTCATCGACCGCTCCCCGCCGCAGCAGCCGCTGAGCTACCTGCACGGCGTGGGCAACATCGTCCCGGGCCTCGAGCGCGCGCTCGAGGGCAAGAGCGCCGGCGACACGCTCAAGGTCGACGTCGCGCCAGAGGAAGGCTACGGCCAGCGCAACGACGCCCTCATCCAGAACGTTCCCCGCACCGCCTTCCAGGGCGTGGACAAGGTGGAGCCGGGCATGCAGTTCCGCGCCCAGGGCCAGGGCGGCGCCATGCTCGTGACCGTGGTCGAGGTCGGCGACGAGCAGGTCAAGATCGACGGCAACCACCCGCTGGCCGGCCGCAACCTGCACTTCGCGGTTGAAGTGGCCGATGTGCGGGAAGCCACCGACGAAGAGAAGCAGAACGGCCAGCCGGCCTGA
- a CDS encoding DMT family transporter, whose product MNGWLVGGIAGAAAVGVLLPLQALINARLAQETTGALFASFISFGVGTLMLALALLVTRTPLPDLRTLSAQPAWVWTGGLIGALYVLCATLLVPRLGAAGLVCLVVAGQMIGSLLFDHFGVLGDVRPVDAWRVLGAVLVAVGVVLVLRPVQAPA is encoded by the coding sequence ATGAACGGATGGCTGGTTGGCGGCATCGCCGGTGCGGCGGCGGTCGGCGTGCTGCTGCCGCTGCAGGCGCTCATCAATGCGCGCCTGGCGCAGGAGACGACGGGCGCGCTGTTCGCCTCGTTCATCTCCTTCGGCGTCGGCACGCTGATGCTGGCCCTCGCGCTGCTGGTCACGCGCACGCCGCTGCCCGACCTTCGCACCCTGTCGGCGCAGCCGGCATGGGTGTGGACGGGCGGACTGATCGGTGCCCTGTACGTCCTCTGCGCAACCCTGCTGGTGCCCAGGCTGGGGGCGGCCGGCCTGGTGTGCCTGGTGGTTGCCGGGCAGATGATCGGCTCCCTGCTGTTCGACCACTTCGGCGTGCTGGGCGACGTGCGCCCGGTGGATGCCTGGCGGGTGCTGGGCGCCGTGCTCGTCGCGGTGGGTGTGGTGCTGGTGCTGCGCCCAGTCCAGGCCCCGGCCTGA
- the tssH gene encoding type VI secretion system ATPase TssH, with protein sequence MGINLKTLIGKLNDTCRQAAERAASLCMARGNWEVDLEHLFLALMEQPRSDLALVVRRSGIAPGRLEQDLSAEIDRFRTGNTRTPVFSQHLPTLFEHAWLLASLDAGTTRIRSGHLLLALLTQPELSQLAERGSRQFARIRKEELKHDFAGMTAGSQEEAQAVDFADGAAPAADAGGGEDGDGALSSTPALDQFTTNLTQRARDGHIDPVIGRDAEIRQLVDILLRRRQNNPILTGEAGVGKTAVVEGLARRIAEGDVPEVLQGVELHVLDMGLLQAGASVKGEFENRLKNVIDEVRKSPHPIILFIDEAHTMIGAGGSAGQNDAANLLKPALARGELRTIAATTWAEYKKYFEKDAALARRFQVVKVEEPSEELAAAMLRGMVPLMEKHFGIRVLDEAITEAVRLSHRYISGRQLPDKAVGVLDTACAKVALGQSATPAAIEDTRRQLERLDAQIGALERETAGGERGHGEKLGELRALREQARVALARSEQRLAQENALAGRIHALRERMLAGPAKVADAPPVAEPAEVLEAVGEGAQVVSGTGGLASGGPGFDEDAGSGSGGDVPAEPDLQAELDRLLAELRELQGEAPMVPLQVDGTVVANVVSAWTGIPLGRMVKDEIRTVRNLRALLAERVIGQDHALEAIAQRVRTATARLEDPDKPRGVFMFVGPSGVGKTETALALADILYGGERKLVTINMSEYQEAHSVSGLKGSPPGYVGYGEGGVLTEAVRRNPYSVLLLDEVEKAHPDVLEMFFQVFDKGVMDDAEGREIDFRNTLIILTSNVGSAQIMQACLNRPAEEIPDADALGEALRPVLMKHFKPAFLGRLKVVPYYPISDDVLASIIELKLGRIRDRVLDNHKAVFGWNEALVEAVLARCTEVDSGARNVDHILNGTLLPEIAGNVLASMAEGGRIERIDVGVDAKGDFEYTVA encoded by the coding sequence ATGGGCATCAACCTCAAGACGCTGATTGGAAAACTCAACGACACCTGCCGCCAGGCGGCCGAGCGCGCCGCCAGCCTGTGCATGGCGCGCGGCAACTGGGAGGTGGACCTGGAGCACCTGTTCCTGGCCCTGATGGAGCAGCCGCGCAGCGACCTGGCGCTGGTCGTGCGCCGCAGCGGCATCGCGCCTGGGCGCCTGGAGCAGGACCTGTCGGCCGAGATCGACCGCTTCCGGACCGGCAACACGCGCACGCCGGTGTTCTCGCAGCACCTGCCGACGCTGTTCGAACACGCCTGGCTGCTGGCGTCGCTCGATGCGGGCACCACCCGCATCCGCAGCGGGCACCTGCTGCTGGCGCTGCTGACCCAGCCGGAACTGTCGCAGCTGGCCGAGCGGGGCTCGCGGCAGTTCGCCCGGATCCGCAAGGAGGAGCTCAAGCATGATTTCGCCGGCATGACCGCCGGCTCGCAGGAAGAGGCGCAGGCGGTGGACTTCGCCGACGGCGCCGCGCCGGCGGCGGACGCGGGAGGCGGGGAAGATGGTGACGGCGCGCTGTCCTCGACCCCGGCCCTCGACCAGTTCACCACCAACCTCACCCAGCGCGCCCGGGATGGCCACATCGACCCGGTGATCGGGCGGGATGCGGAAATCCGCCAGCTGGTCGACATCCTGCTCCGCCGGCGCCAGAACAACCCGATCCTCACCGGCGAGGCCGGCGTGGGCAAGACCGCGGTGGTCGAGGGCCTGGCGCGTCGCATCGCGGAGGGCGACGTGCCGGAGGTGCTGCAGGGCGTTGAGCTGCACGTGCTCGACATGGGATTGCTGCAGGCCGGGGCCAGCGTAAAGGGCGAGTTCGAGAACCGGCTCAAGAACGTGATCGATGAGGTGCGCAAAAGCCCACACCCGATCATCCTGTTCATCGACGAAGCGCACACCATGATCGGCGCAGGCGGGTCGGCCGGGCAGAACGATGCCGCCAACCTGCTCAAGCCTGCGCTGGCACGGGGGGAATTGCGCACGATCGCCGCCACCACCTGGGCGGAATACAAGAAGTATTTCGAGAAGGACGCAGCGCTGGCCCGCCGCTTCCAGGTGGTGAAGGTGGAGGAGCCTTCGGAGGAACTGGCCGCCGCGATGCTGCGCGGGATGGTTCCGCTGATGGAGAAGCACTTCGGCATCCGGGTGCTGGACGAGGCGATCACCGAGGCGGTGCGGTTGTCGCACCGCTACATCAGCGGGCGACAGCTGCCGGACAAGGCGGTCGGGGTGCTGGATACGGCGTGTGCCAAGGTGGCCCTGGGCCAAAGTGCCACCCCCGCGGCGATCGAGGATACCCGGCGCCAACTGGAGCGGCTGGACGCACAGATCGGCGCGCTCGAGCGCGAGACGGCCGGGGGCGAGCGCGGCCACGGTGAGAAGCTTGGGGAATTGCGCGCCCTGCGCGAGCAGGCGCGCGTCGCGTTGGCGCGGAGTGAGCAGCGGCTGGCGCAGGAAAACGCCCTGGCAGGCCGCATCCACGCGCTGCGCGAGCGCATGCTGGCCGGCCCGGCGAAGGTCGCCGATGCCCCGCCCGTGGCTGAGCCGGCTGAAGTGCTCGAGGCCGTTGGCGAGGGCGCGCAGGTCGTCTCCGGTACCGGCGGGCTTGCGTCAGGCGGGCCCGGCTTCGACGAAGATGCTGGCTCGGGCAGCGGCGGGGATGTCCCGGCGGAGCCGGATCTCCAGGCCGAGCTCGACCGCCTGCTGGCCGAGCTGCGCGAGCTGCAGGGCGAGGCGCCGATGGTCCCGCTGCAGGTGGACGGGACCGTGGTGGCAAACGTCGTCTCGGCCTGGACCGGCATCCCGCTGGGGCGCATGGTCAAGGACGAGATCCGCACCGTGCGCAACCTGCGGGCGCTGCTGGCCGAGCGGGTGATTGGCCAGGACCACGCGCTGGAAGCGATCGCCCAGCGGGTGCGCACCGCCACGGCGCGGCTGGAGGATCCCGACAAGCCGCGCGGCGTCTTCATGTTCGTCGGGCCTTCCGGCGTGGGCAAGACCGAGACCGCGCTGGCGCTGGCCGACATCCTCTACGGGGGCGAGCGCAAGCTGGTCACCATCAACATGAGCGAGTACCAGGAGGCGCACAGTGTCTCCGGCCTCAAGGGTTCGCCGCCGGGCTACGTGGGCTACGGCGAGGGCGGGGTGCTCACCGAAGCGGTGCGGCGCAACCCCTACAGCGTGCTGCTGCTGGACGAAGTGGAGAAGGCGCACCCGGACGTCCTGGAGATGTTCTTCCAGGTATTCGACAAGGGTGTGATGGACGACGCCGAAGGGCGCGAGATCGATTTCCGCAACACCCTCATCATCCTCACCTCGAACGTCGGATCGGCGCAGATCATGCAGGCGTGCCTCAACAGACCGGCCGAGGAGATCCCCGACGCCGACGCGCTGGGCGAGGCGCTGCGGCCGGTGCTGATGAAGCATTTCAAGCCGGCGTTCCTCGGGCGGCTCAAGGTGGTGCCGTACTACCCGATCAGCGATGACGTGCTGGCCAGCATCATCGAGCTCAAGCTCGGCCGGATCCGCGACCGCGTACTGGACAACCACAAGGCGGTGTTCGGCTGGAACGAGGCGCTGGTGGAAGCGGTGCTGGCGCGCTGCACCGAGGTGGACTCGGGCGCGCGCAATGTGGACCACATCCTCAATGGTACGCTGCTGCCGGAGATCGCCGGCAACGTGCTGGCCAGCATGGCCGAAGGTGGCAGGATCGAGCGGATCGACGTGGGTGTCGATGCCAAGGGCGACTTCGAATATACGGTGGCATGA